The DNA region AAAGCAAACAGATGTAAATACAAGTTATTTAAGAAAATTTTCAGTTAATGGCGATTTAAAGGAGTGTTTTCATGATATGAACACCTGGCCCCTAAATACCAAACATTTCATTCATGTTTTATTAACCATGTGGCCACACAAGAGTTAGGTGTCCAACTGTAACTGACTATTTACAATTCTGGAAGGATTTACAATTGTGAACGTTTTGAATTCCTTATGGAATTAGGGTCTGACTTTTCaaggcatttaggagcctaacacccattgatttcaatgggagttagctgAACATATACCTTAAAAAATCTAGCCATTAGAGCCCAGTCCTGCTTCTTTGTATTATCTCTCACATTCCCACTGGCtttgctgggagctctggggatgCAGACTGGAATTTCTGGCCTTTAAATTATCAGCATTAGTTTTTTAGCGATATGACTTGTTCATTCAGTGCTTAATCCtacactcattgaagtcaatgacaaagatCTAACTGATATTAGTGATGCAGTATGAGGGCTTTCATTTTTTTCTAGCTATAAAACTCCtcccaaaaataaacaaacaccctTATGAAGAGACAAAGTTGTACAAAAGTTTTACTTGTTGGAGGAAAAAGCATGACACATACAGAATTCTATATCCTGgtccattaaaaataaacatcaataaatttaaattattattaggaGCATTTTTCCCTTGGTTATACAGTTGTCTGCATTTTGTGAAAGTTGCATACTGATTATAAAATTTGTGAGCCTTTGATGGGTTTCATGGTCTCAGCACCAGGAGAAAAAGGTTTTCCCATCTCCATCTCTGACTTATTGTTTCTCACCATTGTCAGAACTCAGTTTCAGGCTCAGAGCTCATGTCTACTCAGACCCCTCTTTTCTActgtgtatatttttttaatattgccaATTGGGGTGAAATTTGCCAGGCTCTGTCTCATCCCAATTACTTTTTAACAGTAAATGAAGTCACAGACAACTGCTCCCAAAATAAAACCACACACAATCTTTATAGGGACCCAACTCTGTACAGAggaggggaaaatacattttttaattcaCAAAGTCCATGGGGACTGCGGAGGGAATAACTGCACAGCTGGGTGGGAAGTGGGCAGAAAAGAGTGAGgagtagagaaggttttggatCAATCttcgctccaccccttccccaaatgctCCATTCAGCTTAACTCAGGCAGTTCTGGGGGAGAACTATTCTGTGCCTGTAAAGGGCTGGTGCAGATCACTGCCTCCTGGAGCAAATGGGAACCTTAGTAATGTTTCCTTCCCTGTGCTGCTGAGGGGAGCGTAGTGCAGATCCATGCTTAGCCCAGTGTAAAATCTCATTCTTCCCTTTTTTCATTTCTTAGAAGAAaattcttgttaatttcactaaAATTTTCCCCTGTGACatttaccttttattttaaatagataaACAGAGAGGACAatgaaaccaaacaaaaccaggAGAATCACACTCAGAGCCACCATCCATGGATTCACCCTCGGGAAAaagaaatctgaaaaataaaCCCCACAGGATTTGCATTAGTTTGGAAGCAGAAACAACACCAATTTTTTCTCTATTGCACGTAACTACGTAAATAGTCCCCTGCAGGACACGTGTGAAATAAGAGTGAAAACATGACCACCACCCCCTATGCTACACAAAAGACCAAAACCTGATTGTAAAAATTACTCCAACCAACACAGCTTTAGCTCTGATTAACCTGTGAATGAACAGGCCTGGTTTGATTCATGGTATTCAGAGCTTCATTGAGTTCAGGGGCAAATTCTCTGCTCACAAAAccgcattgacttcagtggagttatggcaGCAAACAATTTGGTCCTCACTGTTGAGCAACATTCAGAAATTGCAAGAATAATTAGAATATTTTGGTGAGTCACTAATAATTTCCCCAATTATTTCGATGCAATTAATCCAAACATTAAGTGCAGAAAATTGATTCATCTTCTTTTGCCGTTCCTGTGTTTATAGCATTTAAATCATCTAGCCAGGGTGGGCATTTCAAACATGCCTAAGCCTTCTCCACACAGGATTTGTGCACTAGTTTAGTGAAATTGGTGTAACACTCATGCAGTCATTGTTACATTGATTCCACAGCCGACCACGTAACAGAACTGCCCcaatttaactaaactggttGACAAAACTTTAAATTGTAAATCAGCTGAATAGTGTCCTTTATCCATTTAGTATAAATCAGTAAGGAACTGACAAACGAAATACACAGGACACtctgaaactgaaataagagCATTCAAACAAGGGGGTTCATCAATAACTCAGTAgtgcagtttgtgtgtgtttaaacaaAGGCAAAGTGAGTTAtgagcacaactcccattgaatgtcAATGGAAACAAGCCCACATAATTTGGTGACATTTCACTTATTGAAAAGGTAGCAACCAAATCATAGTGTAAAAATTGCTACAGTCACAAAATCACTGTGGTGAAGTTAAGTTTGTAGGAACAAACTCTTTCAAGGTTTGGTGAATATTTCTTCTCAAaatcatacttaaaaaaaaaaaagtaggaattTCAAGAGTATCAGAGTTAAGATTAAATTTACATGAAACCCAAAACTCTGATAACTCTGAATATTCAAAATTAAGGCAATCAGTTTGCCTGAGTTGTGCCCTGTTAAGGTAGCAGTTTCTGAACTTCTTTGTTTTTATGTAGGTTGTAAAATATGCACAACAGATGCTTcagttctttgttttgttttgtttccgaTCAAGGTGATTTAAGGGTGTGGGTTTAGCTGGTAACTGACCTGCTATATAAACTGTTGATTCCTTTTCTTGATTGAGAAAGGTGTTCCTGATCCAACAGGACAGGTTCTGGTTTGAATGTTCTTTTATAATAATAGaattttctgtttcaaacagGCCACTATCCCCTAGGGATTTTGCTTCAGAGAGTGATGGTAATTCTTGCCCACTGAGATCTCTCCATAGCACCTTGGGCTCTGGATACCACCCAGCCGATTGACAAACCATCCGGATCCCTCCATCCTGGTGACTCTCCACAGAGATGAGAGGATTGGAGCCCAAAGCTAGAAGAAAATTACATAAAATGTGTGATAAATCAATGGGATAACATAACAGCTAAAAGGATGAGTGATAGATTGTGAATCCCTTACTCTCATGAGAGATCACTTGCTCATGTAGAAGGGATAAATGAACACTGGAATTTCTGAATTCCCAATATGCATGTACACAggaaaagatgtgaacaaatatttaaaataatttcactgAATAAGTGAGAGATATTGTCCTCTCCACCCAAGAGTAATGGAGCATTGAACAAATTTGgaaatctggccacttcatttAAATACCTAGTGGGATATGAATTTTTCAGAAAGCCAGTTTTTTGTATATTGGATAGACATTTTGtttgttctatttttaaataaataaatctaactGGCTCCATGGTTACTGTGTCAGAGCAGCAGGGGACAAACACTCGGCCTCATCCACTAGCGGTAAATAAATAATGTCTCCCCCCCCTCACCACCACCTGTATGTGGCCTCACGCAATCAGAAAGCTACAACTGATTTTGACCGCACTCCAACTAACTACCTGTAGTAACCACAGCAGAAGGCCATGTAAACCTGGCAGTCCCACCTTAGCCACGCCTCAAAATGACTGCAGAGAAATTGGAAGACCATGGGCTGTCCACACTCGAaaggctacagcagcacagcttcacTGTTGTGGTGCTTCCgtgtagacactacttacacCAACAGAGGACTTCTCCTGGTGTCATTGGTAATAcatctctctgagaggcagtagctgggtTGACAGAAAAATTCTTTTGTTGATCCCAGCGCTGCCTGCATGGGGACTTAGGTCAACTTAGTTTTGTCACTCAGTGggtgtgtatttttcacacccctgagtgacatagttaagctgatCTACTTTTCTAGTATAAACCAGGCCCATATTTGTCTAGAAGtcttttccctcctttctctccctgctttTGAAGTCAGCCAAAAACATATTTTGGGCAAGGAAATCTCTTGACCATTCTGAAAATGTCTTTAATAAAACGTTGGGAAAGTTTTCAGCATATTTTCCAAAGTGTATGAATGTGGTCATGTGCTGAAATCTAGTCACACGCTGTTACTCTAAAATAATTCACAAGTTGCTAGTCACAGTTATTGCAGTAGAAAAGAACAAAAACTGCAGCCCAGACTAAGATAATATAGACAAGAGCAGCTGACCTGCTATCTTCAGTTCCAATAGGGCTTCTTCATAAAAAGGACCATCTTGAACAAAACAGCTGTATTGTCCTTCATCTGAGCGTCTGATATTAAGAATTTGCAAGGAAACGTTCCCATCCGTGATGGCAGCTTTCAAAAGCTCTGTCCTTCCATGATATTCTGGCATCTGGTTCCCATATTGATCCTTCCCATGCTGATACAGGTGCACAAATGAAAGGAACTCAGATCGGAACCATCTCACCTCCATGTTCTCAGCGCTCATCCTGGGGGACAGGTGACAGGGTAACACAGTGGCCTCACCCACAATGGCAGTGACAGGGTGGCCAGGACCAGTCACACTGAATTGGGCTGTGAAATACACCAAAGCAAAAAGAGAAGAAgctcagagggaaaaaaatatatattcatgaCTGATT from Malaclemys terrapin pileata isolate rMalTer1 chromosome 13, rMalTer1.hap1, whole genome shotgun sequence includes:
- the LOC128847525 gene encoding butyrophilin subfamily 1 member A1-like is translated as MKVLSSCPSSAVSTSLPNLIIFFIIYHIHKLESAQFSVTGPGHPVTAIVGEATVLPCHLSPRMSAENMEVRWFRSEFLSFVHLYQHGKDQYGNQMPEYHGRTELLKAAITDGNVSLQILNIRRSDEGQYSCFVQDGPFYEEALLELKIAALGSNPLISVESHQDGGIRMVCQSAGWYPEPKVLWRDLSGQELPSLSEAKSLGDSGLFETENSIIIKEHSNQNLSCWIRNTFLNQEKESTVYIADFFFPRVNPWMVALSVILLVLFGFIVLSVYLFKIKGKHLGEINDLQRELDWRRNIVCPGLGSSAPPVQEANVTLDPDTAHPNLILSEDQKSVTWGDTRQDLPDNPERFDSWGCVLGCEGFTSGRHCWEVEVGVGSGGGWAVGVARESVGRKGGISLSPEGGIWAVEWLVGQFQALTSPVTPLPLSRAPSRIRVCLDCDRGQVTFIDAGDEAPIFTFPPGSIPGERIRPWLWVGGGSQLRLCP